The Cellulomonas sp. P24 genome contains a region encoding:
- the araB gene encoding ribulokinase, translating into MTVNPDRALVVGVDYGTLSGRAVVVRVSDGAELGSGVHAYPHAVMDHTLTAGPASETSSPVRLAPDWALQVPQDYVDVLKVAVPAALEAARRDHGIDPSDVIGIGTDFTACTMVPTTEDGTPLNELPEFADRPHAYVKLWKHHAAQGHADRINTLAHARGEEWITRYGGLISSEWEFAKGLQVLEEDPEVYRAIDHWVEAADWIVWRLSGTYVRNACTAGYKGIYQDGHYPSSEFLAALNPEFADFVSTKVEHEIGALGSAAGRLTAEAAAWTGLPEGIAVAVGNVDAHVTAPAANAVEPGQMTAIMGTSTCHVMNGPELHEVPGMCGAVDGGIVDQLWGYEAGQSGVGDIFGWFVDTCVPPSYVDAAAARGLSVHEYLTELAAQQAIGEHGLVALDWHSGNRSVLVDHELSGLVVGQTLATKPEDTYRALLEATAFGTRTIVESFVASGVPVTELVVAGGLLKNALLMQIYADVTRLPLSTIASDQGPALGSAIHAAVAAGAYPDVRAAARVMGKRTAAAYTPIEENSVRYDALFAEYTLLHDYFGRLDRPGSNGVMHRLKAIRRDARAGAGVQA; encoded by the coding sequence ATGACGGTGAACCCTGATCGCGCGCTGGTCGTCGGTGTCGACTACGGCACCCTGTCGGGTCGGGCGGTGGTCGTCCGGGTGTCCGACGGTGCGGAGCTCGGGTCGGGGGTGCATGCGTACCCGCACGCCGTGATGGACCACACGCTCACGGCCGGTCCTGCCTCCGAGACCTCCTCACCGGTCAGGCTCGCGCCCGACTGGGCGCTCCAGGTGCCGCAGGACTACGTCGACGTGCTCAAGGTCGCGGTGCCGGCCGCGCTCGAGGCGGCCCGACGTGACCACGGCATCGACCCGTCGGACGTCATCGGCATCGGCACGGACTTCACGGCCTGCACGATGGTGCCGACCACCGAGGACGGCACGCCGCTCAACGAGCTGCCGGAGTTCGCCGACCGACCGCACGCCTACGTCAAGCTCTGGAAGCACCACGCCGCCCAGGGGCACGCGGATCGCATCAACACGCTCGCCCATGCGCGCGGCGAGGAGTGGATCACCCGCTACGGCGGCCTGATCTCGAGCGAGTGGGAGTTCGCCAAGGGGTTGCAGGTCCTCGAGGAGGACCCCGAGGTGTACCGCGCGATCGATCACTGGGTCGAGGCCGCGGACTGGATCGTCTGGCGCCTCAGCGGCACCTACGTGCGCAACGCCTGCACCGCGGGCTACAAGGGGATCTACCAGGACGGCCACTACCCGAGCAGCGAGTTCCTCGCGGCGCTCAACCCCGAGTTCGCGGACTTCGTGAGCACCAAGGTCGAGCACGAGATCGGCGCGCTCGGCAGCGCAGCCGGCAGGCTCACCGCCGAGGCCGCGGCGTGGACGGGTCTCCCCGAGGGCATCGCGGTCGCGGTCGGGAACGTCGACGCGCACGTCACCGCGCCGGCCGCGAACGCGGTCGAACCAGGGCAGATGACGGCGATCATGGGGACCTCGACGTGCCACGTGATGAACGGGCCCGAGCTGCACGAGGTACCCGGGATGTGCGGCGCGGTCGACGGCGGGATCGTCGACCAGCTGTGGGGCTACGAGGCCGGGCAGAGCGGCGTGGGCGACATCTTCGGCTGGTTCGTCGACACGTGCGTCCCGCCGTCCTACGTCGACGCGGCCGCAGCGCGAGGCCTCTCGGTGCACGAGTACCTGACCGAGCTGGCCGCGCAGCAGGCGATCGGTGAGCACGGGCTGGTCGCGCTCGACTGGCACTCGGGCAACCGCTCGGTGCTCGTGGACCACGAGCTCTCGGGCCTCGTCGTCGGGCAGACGCTCGCCACGAAGCCCGAGGACACCTACCGGGCGCTCCTGGAGGCGACGGCGTTCGGCACCCGCACGATCGTCGAGTCGTTCGTCGCGTCGGGCGTCCCGGTCACCGAGCTCGTGGTGGCCGGCGGGCTGCTCAAGAACGCCCTGCTGATGCAGATCTATGCCGACGTCACCCGCCTCCCGCTCAGCACGATCGCCTCGGACCAGGGCCCCGCGCTCGGTTCGGCGATCCACGCAGCCGTCGCCGCCGGCGCCTACCCCGACGTCCGCGCGGCCGCCCGCGTGATGGGGAAGCGCACGGCGGCGGCCTACACGCCCATCGAGGAGAACTCGGTGCGGTACGACGCGCTGTTCGCCGAGTACACGCTGCTGCACGACTACTTCGGTCGGCTCGACCGTCCGGGCTCGAACGGCGTCATGCATCGGCTCAAGGCGATCCGCCGGGACGCGCGCGCCGGAGCGGGGGTGCAGGCCTGA
- a CDS encoding LacI family DNA-binding transcriptional regulator: protein MSDVAARAGVSHQTVSRVLNDHPSVRPETRDRVLAAIAELGYRRNTAARALVTRRSGTIGVMTTGSPYFGPSSTLIAVEEAAREYGYFVSVATLAVFDQDGVSRAVEHFLSQSVEGVIVIAPHAEVRDALAPYVDEVPLVTIAAGFAEGLGVHTMSVDQELGARLATRHLLDLGHRTVTHLAGPQDWLDARARVEGWRAELHAAGAPEGELIQGDWGADCGYLVGQALVERGAPTAVFAANDQLALGLLRAFHEAGVSVPGDVSVVGFDDIMGSAHFIPPLTTVRQDFTALGRRCLEMLHSAMANEELDHTPVVPHLVVRSSTGPVPVGRGR, encoded by the coding sequence ATGAGTGATGTCGCGGCGCGCGCCGGGGTGTCGCACCAGACGGTCTCGCGCGTCCTCAACGACCACCCGAGCGTCCGCCCGGAGACCCGGGACCGGGTGCTCGCGGCGATCGCCGAGCTCGGCTATCGCCGGAACACCGCCGCACGCGCGCTGGTCACCCGGCGCTCGGGGACGATCGGGGTCATGACCACGGGGTCGCCGTACTTCGGTCCGTCGTCGACCTTGATCGCCGTCGAGGAGGCCGCGCGCGAGTACGGGTACTTCGTGAGCGTCGCGACCCTGGCGGTGTTCGACCAGGACGGCGTCTCACGCGCCGTCGAGCACTTCCTCTCGCAGTCGGTCGAGGGCGTGATCGTGATCGCGCCGCACGCCGAGGTGCGGGACGCGCTCGCGCCCTACGTCGACGAGGTCCCGCTCGTGACGATCGCCGCCGGATTCGCGGAGGGCCTCGGCGTGCACACCATGAGCGTCGACCAGGAGCTCGGCGCCCGGCTCGCGACGCGTCATCTCCTGGACCTGGGCCACCGGACGGTCACGCATCTGGCGGGTCCCCAGGACTGGCTCGACGCACGGGCGCGCGTCGAGGGCTGGCGTGCCGAGCTCCACGCCGCGGGTGCGCCGGAGGGTGAGCTGATCCAGGGCGACTGGGGCGCCGACTGCGGGTACCTCGTCGGCCAGGCGCTGGTCGAACGCGGTGCGCCGACGGCGGTGTTCGCGGCGAACGACCAGCTCGCCCTCGGTCTCCTGCGGGCGTTCCACGAGGCCGGCGTCTCGGTCCCGGGGGACGTCTCGGTCGTCGGCTTCGACGACATCATGGGGTCGGCGCACTTCATCCCGCCGCTGACGACGGTGCGGCAGGACTTCACCGCGCTCGGGCGCCGTTGCCTGGAGATGCTGCACTCGGCGATGGCCAACGAAGAGCTCGACCACACGCCGGTGGTGCCGCATCTGGTGGTGCGGTCGAGCACCGGTCCCGTGCCTGTCGGACGTGGTCGCTGA
- the proC gene encoding pyrroline-5-carboxylate reductase, with product MGEGRFESRPKVAILGGGVMGEAILAGILSAGWDIDEVAVTEPSAVRANEISERYGVRAADDGPTTVSRADVVLVALKPKDVGAVLVEIAPRLRAGALVVSVAAGLPCSFYEDRLPAGTPVVRVMPNTPAVIGMGASAISAGSHATDEHLGLTERLLAGTGLVVRVAEKDLDAVTAISGSGPAYVFYLVDALAEAGVLLGLTRDRARELAVATFLGAATMLDRTGEHPVVLRERVSSPGGTTVAALRQLDAHGVRAAVLAAAEAAYDRSREVAADAVATPRG from the coding sequence ATGGGTGAGGGTCGGTTCGAGAGCAGGCCGAAGGTCGCGATCCTGGGCGGGGGCGTGATGGGCGAGGCCATCCTCGCCGGCATCCTGTCCGCGGGCTGGGACATCGACGAGGTCGCGGTCACCGAGCCGAGCGCGGTCCGCGCGAACGAGATCTCCGAGCGGTACGGGGTGCGCGCGGCCGACGACGGCCCGACGACGGTCTCGCGCGCCGACGTCGTCCTGGTCGCCCTCAAGCCCAAGGACGTCGGTGCGGTGCTCGTCGAGATCGCCCCCCGGCTCCGGGCCGGTGCGCTGGTGGTGAGCGTCGCGGCGGGACTGCCGTGCTCGTTCTACGAGGACCGGCTGCCCGCCGGGACGCCCGTCGTCCGCGTCATGCCGAACACGCCGGCGGTGATCGGGATGGGTGCGAGCGCCATCAGCGCGGGCAGCCACGCGACGGACGAGCACCTGGGGCTGACCGAGCGTCTCCTGGCCGGCACCGGCCTCGTGGTGCGGGTCGCGGAGAAGGACCTCGACGCGGTCACGGCGATCTCGGGCTCCGGCCCTGCCTACGTCTTCTACCTGGTCGACGCGCTCGCGGAGGCCGGCGTGCTGCTCGGGCTCACGCGGGACCGCGCACGCGAGCTCGCGGTCGCGACCTTCCTGGGAGCAGCGACCATGCTCGACCGGACCGGCGAGCACCCCGTCGTGCTGCGGGAGCGGGTGTCCTCACCCGGGGGTACGACGGTCGCGGCCCTGCGGCAGCTCGATGCCCACGGTGTGCGTGCGGCCGTGCTCGCGGCGGCCGAGGCCGCGTACGACAGGTCCCGCGAGGTCGCGGCCGACGCCGTCGCGACCCCGAGGGGCTGA